The DNA region AAACTAAAAACGCGTTTAAAGAGGTCAGGTACCTCATCATCGACGAGATCCATGCATTTATGGAGTCGGATCGCGGCGTTCATCTTCGCTGTCTGATGGATCGTCTGGAGTTTCTTGGAAAAAAGCGTATGATTCGGATCGGTCTCTCGGCAACGGTTGGAAATCCCGAAGCACTTCTCGACTGGTTCTCAGGACCAAATCGAAAAAAACATCTTGTTTCTATTCCTTCACCTCCTTCGAAAAAACAGTTTACGTTTGTGGTGGAACCTGAGTTTACCGGTCAGGTGCGGGCGATCGCGGGATATGTTTCAGGAAAAAAAGCCTTGATGTTTACCGAAAGCAGGAGTCTGGCAGAGAAACTGGTTCTTCCTTTACGCGAGGAGCTTCCTTCGGTGTTCCTTCATCATTCTTCGGTTTCGCCGCAGGACCGCGAGGCCGCAGAGCTTTCGTTCGGGCAGGTCGGCGGAACGTGTGTTATTTGTACGAGCACGATGGAACTCGGCGTCGACATAGGGGAGCTCGATCTTGTCGTTCAGTATGGTCCTCCTCGTTCGGTCTCCTCGTTCCTGCAGAGGCTTGGACGTACCGGTCGGCGTGGAAGTCCCGCAAAGATGATCTTTATCGTTTCAAATGCGTGCGATCTTCTTATCGCCGTTTCGGTGATCGAGGCGGCGATGCAGCATTCGGTCGAGTCACTGAAAGCACCGTCTCGTCCGTATCATGTTCTCGTCCAGCAGTTGTTTCTCCTTCTGAAAGGCAGAACTGGGATGAGCATTCGAAGCATCATCGATTCGCTTCGCGCATTGACACCGTTTAAGGATTTCTCCGTCGCTCAATTTTCTGCAGTTTTGGAATATCTCGTTGCGGAAAATTATCTGACCTGTTCCGGTGATCTCTATATTGCCGGAACCAAAGCAGAAATGGAACTTGGACGTTCCAACTGGCTTGCTCTCATATCTGTTATCCGCGATGCAGGAGGATTTCTTGCCGTTTTGCCGGAAGGGACGGTGGTCGGGACACTGGACCCGCGGTTCGTGGCGGGAGATCCGGGAAAGACATTTTCATTTACCGGAAAAACCTGGCGCCTGCTTCACCGCGATGATGCGCATAAACGTGTCCTCATCGAACCGGCGTTCGCCAAAGGGGATGTGAAACGTCCGTTCTGGAGCGGCGGTGACGGGGGAAGTTATGCAAGCACTCTTGTCTGTCAGTCGGTTGCCGCTGTTCTTGGAAGAGGTATTCCCTCTCTTCCTCTTCCTCTCGAACAAAAAACTATGGTAGAGGATCTTATCAGAATGCTTCCTGATGATTTTTCACCCGGGACCATTCATCTTCGCACCGAACCGGAACTGAACGGTTACTCGGTCGTTGTTTCCACATTCCTCGGAACGCGGACAAATCAGACTCTCGCTCATCTCCTGAAAACCAGGCTCGACGGCAAGCATGCCGTTCATTATACGCAGTTTGCGATTAGGATCTTCGACTGGGAAACGCCAGACGCCGGTGAATCTGTCGCCGTAATCCTTGAAGAATTGAGTGGGATGTCTGTTCTTTCTCTTGCAGAGGCACTCCCTCGCCTTCCGGCATCTACCTGGAAATTTGGAGAACTTCTCCCAGAGGATCTTCGGCTGGAGATGGCGGCATATGATTATTATGATCTTCCTGCTCTGCTTACTGCATTATCATGGTTCCGGACTCGAAAATACTATATATAATTTTTGTTATATCCCTGCAGGAATTATAGGTATGATTTATTATGGTTTCGCTCCTAGTTGGGCGGAATAAATCTGGAGGAATGGGGGAAATAGAGTATCTTTCACGTTTTAGGATGGAATCCTCGGAGAATATTATACAAAATCTCTCTTGGATATATCAAAGGACTCAATTTAGATATATTTTCATTCGTTGCTGATTTGTTTGATTCCTGAAACATTTTCTCAAAATACTTCCAAATTATTTGAATACGTTTGGATTATTCAGGTTATTGGAATCATATGTCATGAATCCTTCCACTTGCGCCTACGAGGAGTGAGTAATGGAGTTTCTATTCACATTCAGTGATACTGTTCATGTACGAAATTCGAGGAGTACAAACTTTATAAACGAAAAACCCTGATACTATGTTTGTCATAGGGGGATAGTTAATTGGTAGAAGATGATGTTATAAAAGCGATTCAGGATCGATTAGTTGCCTGCGGAATGCGGGAGTATTCTGCTAAGGTATATACAACACTATTTTCCGTCGGTATTGCGAAAGCAACCGAACTCCATGAATTAACTGGTATCCCCCGGGGACGTATTTATGAAACTCTTGATGATCTGAGTCAGCAGGGATTTGTTACCGAATTTGGTACAAATCCAGTTTACTACCGGGCCGATGATGCTGAACGCACCTATCTGCGTGTCTTAAGTCTTGAGCTGCAGAGACTTGACAAACTTCGGGCATGCCTCCTTGATATACAGAATCTTCACCGTCCCTACGAAGTCTCAGGCATAACCGAGTTCCATACACCAAAATCTATTTCTACGCAAGTGGAACTGAAACTCAAACGAATAAAGTCTGAACTGCTTGTGGTCTGTAATGATAAAGACACACTGCATAAATATGCGGGCATCATTGCAGAGACCGCAAAACGCCTCCCGGTATATCTGGTTGTGCTGAATGATGAAATAGCACAAGCAGCTCCAATCAAATGCTACATGACGAATGATACTCTGCAGAGAAATCTCATGCAGGTCTCTTTTTTTACCGGAAAAGAAACGCTTCCGTTTTTGATCTACTTCTATTGCGACCGAAGTTCAACGATGGGCATCTTAAGGTCGAATAACGAGGAGTTTGCTTTCTCGACCGAGTCGGATGTCTACGCAGAGTTCGTCGTCAAAAATTTTCTCAAGACGATTAAACCCGTTAAGTGACTGAAATCAGCGGTTGCTATTTTTTTATCCACTTCAGTCGACTGATTCATTATTTGGAAATTACCGAAGCGGGATGCTATACTCTCAATATACATGTCTTTATCCTGCATATTTTCAACGCGCAGGTTGGGTTGAACTTGTTTACGAACTATGAAATTGTATCCGGCCTGCACTCAATTTGGCATCCATCGATTTTCATCGGAAAAATGACCCTCGAGAAACCATGTGTGTCCCCTTGTCCCAGGACTCATCCGAGGTATTTCTGAAATACAGATGATACTTTTTTCGGTGTGCGGATACGGAAACGTCTCTAGTTTTTCCGTAATGAAAATGAATGCAATGTGGGTATTTCTGGCTATTAGGATTTTTAATGGATATTTTCCATGTTTCTGGAAATTTTTGATTCAGCCTGGGCAGGAAATGTAAGGGTATTTTGTATATGTCCGTATTGTCAGGATACTATTTTCATTTTCTCTAATCAATACTGCGCAAACATCGATAATCTAATACTATTTTTTCTAAACTAATTTAATAGATCTGCTCCTTGATTTCCGAACAACGTTTTTTGCAGGTCTCGTGAATAGATTTATATTTCACTCTCGAAAAAACAGAACCGTTGCCAAATGGGCAATGGAGTAATTATTTATGATAACAATTATCGCGAAATGTACCGCTAAAAAAGAATTTGTCGATGATTTATTGGAATTAGCGTTGGAATTGGTTCAATTCAGCAGAAAAGAGGAAGGAAATGTATCGTATGATTTTTATCAGGATATAACGTTCCCGGAGAAATTTACGTTTATCGAATGCTGGAAGGATTCGGCAGCAATCGACTCACACAATGCAACGCCGCATTTCAATCATTTTGTGGAGAAGACTGGTCGGATCTTCGCCGGACCCCTGGATGTAGCTCTTTTCAGAAAGCTGACGTAACTTCATTTCTCTCTTTTCCCAACCAAAAAACATATATTTTTCGTATTCTGCATAATTTCTGAAATTTTTGTCTTAATTAATCTAATAGTTCCAATTTAATCACAATTATTTATAATAATTTGTTGTTATTTTTGTGTCCGGAATTTCGGTTACATCATTCTTTTATTAAGCTACTTCATAAGAGTTATTCGTTGGTTGGCAGTTTGATCACATGTGGCAGTAGTGGTTGAAGGCATCAATCGACAGAACCATACATATCTATTGGATGTGACACGAATGAAAAAAACAATAAAAGGACTTGCAATGAAGCGGATCGGAGAGATCGGCTGGGTTGAGAAAGAAGCTCCAAAGTGCGGACCGCTTGACGCAATCGTTGCGCCGCTCGCAGTTGCACCGTGCAGCTCGGATGTTCACACCGTCTGGGAAGGGGCTCTTGGAGAGCGCCACGACATGATTCTCGGCCACGAGGCTGTTGGAGAAGTCGTGGAAGTTGGATCCATGGTAAAAGACTTCAAGCCAGGTGACCGTGTAATTGTTCCGGCAATCACCCCTGACTGGCTGTCCATTGAAGCACAGGACGGTTTTGCCCAGCACTCCGGAGGAATGCTTTCCGGGTGGAAGTTTTCCAACTTTAAAGACGGTGTTTTCGGTGAACTTTTCCATGTAAACGAAGCTGATGCAAATCTTGCAATTCTTCCGGACTCTATCCCGGTAGCCGAAGCATCAATGATTGCAGACATGGTCCCGACCGGATTCCAGGCAGCAGAACTTGCCGATGTGAAGCTCGGCGACACCGTCTGCTGTATTGGTATCGGCCCGGTCGGGCTGATGGCAGTTGCCGGAGCAAATCACATGGGAGCATCCCACATCCTTGCGGTCGGCAGCAGAAAAGACTGCGCAAATGCAGCACGCGGATATGGAGCGACCGACATCATCAACTACAAGAACGGTGACATTGTCGAGCAGGTTCTGGACAAGACCGATGGCAAAGGTGTAGACAAAGTCTGTATCGCCGGTGGAGATGTCAACACCATGCAGGAAGCAATCAAGATGGTCAAGCCCGGAGGAATCATCGGAAACGTCAACTACCTTGGTAAAGGCGAATTCGTCACGATTCCGCGTATCGAGTGGGGTTGCGGTATGAGCAACAAGTTTATCCACTGCGGATTAATGACCGGAGGCAGGCTGCGGATGGAGAAGCTCGCCAGCCTCGTTGAAGTAGGCAAACTTGACCTTTCACCATTACTCACCCACAGATTCAAGGGCTTTGACAAGATTGAAGAAGCACTTCTCTTGATGAAAGACAAACCAAGTGACCTTATCAAACCGGTTGTCACCATCAAAGAGTAATCTTCATGAGTGGTAAGCCTCATAAAAATCAAATTTTTTTAGTAACTATCTTCATAGAAACACCCTTAGATCAGGAAATGCTATCATGAAAGTTGGAATAATTGGAGGGACTGGGAATATCGGTGAAGGTCTCGCACGTCGAATTTGTATCGGTGGTAAATTCGACGTAGCAATTGGATCTCGTGACCCGTCAAAAGCGATCGTTGCTGCAGACGGAGTTACCTGCTGCCTTAACGACCGCTGTTGTACCGGCGGGGTCTGCAATGGTGGGACGAATGCAAGTGTTTGTGATGCTGATATCATTATTCTCTCAGTTCCGTTCGACAAAATCGAATCGACTATTGATGCAATCGGCAAGGAAACATTTGAAAACAAGATCGTTGTTTCACTCATCAACCCGATGCTTCGGTTCCCGAAAGAAAAATACTTCCTGCCGGACCGCCCGGCGGAAGGATCCGCAGCCCTTGCAGTAAAGAAAATGCTGCCTTCGTCTGCAAAACTCTGTACAGGGTTCAACAATGTTGCATCAGGAAAGTGGATGGAACTTGATGAAGAACTTGATTACAGTGTTTGTGTATGCGGAGATGACAAGGAAGCAAAGAAGGTCGTCATGGACCTGGTATCCAGCGTCTCGAAACTCAAGCCGCTTGATGCGGGACCACTGGCAGTTTCAGGGGTAATTGAAAGTATTACGCCGCTTGTAATTACTCTTGCAATGAACAATGGTCTTAAGGACGTAGGGGTCTACTTCAAATAACATCTCAAGACTGAATGTGTCTGTCAAATTTCTCTTAGGTAAAACCTCTCTTTCCGCCAGGAAAGGGCCAAAATGAGCGCTAAAACCCGCTCATTTTTTCTTTTATTCATAATCGGTGAAAAGTAAATTATGACTCCTATATACTCAAGTCCAATGAAAGTTGGGGTTATCGGCTGTGGTAATGTCGGATCAATATTAGCCGAACGGCAAAAATCATTCAAAATCGTCGCCGCCTACGATTCTATTCCCGAGCGGGTCGCTGCATTTTCTGACAAATACGGGGCGAAACCGTTTTCCGATATCGATGCATTTTTGCAGGAGCCGCTTGATATCGTTGTGGAAGTTGCTTCGATCAATGCCGTAAAAGACCTTGCAGAGAAAGTTTTGCTTGCCGGCAGGGATCTCATCCTTCTCAGCGTTGGAGCTCTTGCAGATGACGCGTTTCGAAAAGAGCTGCTGACTACCGCAAAACAACTTCATAGAAGGATTCATATTCCATCCGGAGCCATTATGGGTCTGGATAATGTCCGTGTCGGGAAAATCTCCCGGGTCGATAAGCTTTTTTTGAAAACGACAAAACCTTCCCGTTCTCTTAACTCAAATGAATCCGTCTTCAAATGTCTTTTCGCCGGAAAAGCCCGTGACTGCGTAGCGTTGTATCCGAAAAATACGAATGTTGCCATCTCTCTCTCGCTTGCATGCGGAAGAGAGGCCGATGTCGAGTTGTGGGTCGATCCGAAAGCGGAACAGAATATGCATGAGATCTTTTTCGAAGGGGAGTTTGGAGATGCGTATATTCGGATACGCAATCTTCCGGCTCCGGAAAATCCGGCAACCAGCTATCTTGCTGCATTGTCCGTATTGAGTCTTCTGGAATCTCTGGACAGCCCACTGGTAATCGGTGCATGATACGCGGACTTTATGTGGGAAGGTTTCAGCCTTATCATAACGGGCATAAAGCTTTCATTCAAAAAATCGCCGAAGAGGTCGATGAACTTGTCATCGGCATCGGCAGTGCGCAAATGAGTCATACCGTTCGCCATCCGTTTACAGCGGGAGAACGGATTTTAATGATCTCGAGGGACCTAATACATCTTGATATTCCAATATATATCATCCCTCTTGAGGATGTTAAGCGGAATTCATTGTGGGTTTCGCATGTGATTTCGATGTGTCCTCCGGTAACTCAGATCTATACCTCCAATCCGCTGATATCTCAGCTGTTTCTGGAAGCAGGCAGGCATGTCGTATGTCCATCGGGACTTTGTCCCCATAAAGTGCTGTCAAGCGAAGAGTGGTGTTCTCTGGTAAAAGCAGGAGATAACTGGGCATCGTACGTCCCATCGGACACCGTGCGGGTAATCGAAGATGTCGGAGGAGTCGAGAGGATCAGACTCATTACCCAAACGGATGAATCGGTCGTATCCGGCAATATGCAGCCTCAGACCATCTCTTCTTTTTCAGGCTGTGAACCAAATGGAATTCCGTCAACAGACAGATCTTAACGAATCTTAAGATGATGTAGTCTCAAATGCAATCTTCCTGATTATTCGATTCCCTGCGAAGTTCTGCTGAAACTCGTTCGTTAGCGACCTTTCTATAGCCCTCATCGATCTCGAAACCGATAAACGGGACGCCAAGGCGGATCGCGGCAATCGCCGTGTTTCCAATCCCCATAAATGGATCCATCACCAGCCGGCATTTATCTAATCCGTGATCTTTTATGCACATCACGGGAAGCTGAATGGGAAACGTCGCCGGATGCGGCCGGCTTTCCCGGATCGTTTCGTACGGGATGAACCAGGTGTTTCCCCGGTCTCTGAGATCGCGTTTTTCCCCTCCCCAGCGGTTCACATTGCTCTTATCCTGATACGGCACGCCGGTTGCGAGCCTGTCGATCTGCACCGTGCCGTTTTTCGTGAAATGAAAGATGAATTCATGACAGTCGTTATGATATCGTTTACTGTTTATCGGTTTGTAATGTCCGGCTGCCACTCCTTCATCTGGAAGTGCGATGGATTTGATCCAGTGGATCATATTCTGAAGAACAAATCCCTGTTCCCGAAACGCCTGCGCCACATCGATAGGGATCCACGGGTCTTTCAGGCTCCCGCCGATGTTCAGATAGAAGGAACCGTGATCCGAAAGAACGCGGTATGACTCTTCGGCAACCGTCCTCATCCATTTCAGATAGGTATTACGCGGGATCGTATCGTCGTAGGTCGTATAGGCTTTCCCGATGTTGTATGGCGGCGAGGTCACGATCACATCGACCATGCCGGGCGTTAACGTACTCATTCCCTCGACACAGTCCATGTCGTAAATCCTGTTGAGTTCAGTCATGTTTCACGATCTTGACTATGGTGATTTCGTATGTCAGGGTTTCCCCTGCAAGCGGGTGGTTTGCATCCACGGTGATCTTCGTATCCGTAACGTCAACCACGGTGACCCTGCATGGCCGGTCGAATACTTCTACCGTGATGATATCGCCGGGACTGGGTGCATGTTCGAGTTTGAGTTTTTTTCGTTTTATCGAAAGAACCAGACGCTTCAGATATTTCCCGTATGCTTTTTCCGGAGGAAGAACAACAGTCACCGTGTCCCCTTCGTTTTTTCCGATCAACGCCTCCTCAAATGCCGGATTTATCTGTTTATTTCCGATAATAACGGTTACCGGTTCCTGTGTGCGGGTATTCTCGAATATCTCTCCGTCCGGACGTTTGCTGACGAAGTGGAGCTGCAGCGTATCACCGGATTTTACGACAGACATACCTATCTGTATGACTGAAGAAATACTTTAATGGATCGCGTTTATCGTTTTGATCAAATTATCCAAAAATAGGGTTAAGTGGCTGAAATCAGGGGGATAACGAGTTTCTTATACACGCCGTCGCCGCTCTGATGCAGGATTCGAAATTCATATGTCCCGGGCTTTTCCACTTCAACGGTCCAGATATAGTTACTCCCATTCTCATCAATAGTACAATCATTCCCGACGATACTTATCCCCTCAGATTCAAGGGGTCTCCATGTAAGACTATGAGGACTCGTGATGATAACGGTAAAGCTTGTTTCGCTGTTTTGTTGGATCGCGTATGATTCCATCTTTACCTCCGAATATCTATATTACCTTGTTTAATGTGGTATACTTGAGAATGCGAAGTTTCACTATATATTTTTTCTGGTTAATTTTTGGATTTTATTTTGAAAAAGTCTAATTTTTCAAATATTATTAACTTAGTTAACACGTCGGGATCCAGCTGCCCGAGAATCGATATCTCTGGTAATATAAGCTAAAATGAAAAATAAAGAACGCCGAGGGGGAGATTTGAACTCCCGAGGTGTCGCCACCAGTGGCTTTCGAGGCCACCGCCCTTCCGGACTAGACTACCTCGGCAGGTGTCTATACGATACGTTATGGTATGCGCGTAGTAAGCATACGTGTTTGAATGTAAAAAATATATGGGATTGGTGGCCGGATTTACATCTGGCCGGCGCCTTTGGAGATCATCATGTCATCAACGCGGATGAGAAGCATGGCGGTCTCCGAGGCACTCTGAATTGCCTGGCGTTTAACTCTCTTCGGTTCAACAACGCCGAGTTCCTTCATGTCGACAACGGTGCCGGTAAACACATCAAGACCTGCATACTTCTGGCCCATCGCGTGTGCCTGACGGAGATCGATGACTTTGTCAACGGTGTCGAAGCCGGAGTTTTCTGCAAGAGTCTTCGGGATGATCTCGAATGCTTTTGCATAGCCTTCGATGGCGAGCTGGACACGGCCGCCTTCGGTTGCTGCGTATTCCCTGAGTCTGAGGGACAGTTCGGTCTCAACAGAACCGCCGCCGATTGTGTAGGAACCATCTTCGACGACGTCCTGCACGACACGTTTTGCATCTTCGATCGCACGTTCGAGTTCATCGACAAGGTGCTGTGAGGAGCCGCGGAGAAGGATGGTCACTGCCTTCGGGTTTTTGCACTCGGAGAGTTTCGTCATCTCGAGATCTTCGAGCATCTCGAGTTTGCCTGCAGTTCCAATAGTTTCGGGGGCGAGGTCTTCGGGTTTGTTGATGACCTGACCGCCAAGTGCTTTTGCTGCATACTTCATATCTTTTTCCGGAACGAACTCAAGTGCATAGATGCCGTGTTCGCCAAGGTAATACTGTACCGGGTCGGCGATTCCTTTCTGGCAGAGGACGACATTTACGCCGTTCGCAGCAAACTTGTCTGCCATTGCCTTGAGGGTCGCACGTTCTGCAGAGGAAAATGCCGAGAGCTGTTCTGCTGAAGTGATCTTGATCTTGGATTTGGTCTGGGTCTTGGTGATCTCAAGCGGGCCGGCAATGAAGGCTGCTTTGACGCCTTTGATCTTTTTCGGCATCAGTGAGTCAAGTCTGGTTTTATCAATCAGGACACCTTTGATGAGTTCGGCACTCATCGTGTCGCTGCGTTTTGTCTTGACAAGGATGTCATCTTCATTGACCTGCGTCTTTTTCCCGGAGGTTTCTGCAACACCGGAAACTGCCTCGACAACAACATCGCATGCCTGATCCATGATGCTTTCGATGGATTTTC from Methanocorpusculum labreanum Z includes:
- a CDS encoding DNA-methyltransferase, with the translated sequence MTELNRIYDMDCVEGMSTLTPGMVDVIVTSPPYNIGKAYTTYDDTIPRNTYLKWMRTVAEESYRVLSDHGSFYLNIGGSLKDPWIPIDVAQAFREQGFVLQNMIHWIKSIALPDEGVAAGHYKPINSKRYHNDCHEFIFHFTKNGTVQIDRLATGVPYQDKSNVNRWGGEKRDLRDRGNTWFIPYETIRESRPHPATFPIQLPVMCIKDHGLDKCRLVMDPFMGIGNTAIAAIRLGVPFIGFEIDEGYRKVANERVSAELRRESNNQEDCI
- a CDS encoding FKBP-type peptidyl-prolyl cis-trans isomerase; amino-acid sequence: MSVVKSGDTLQLHFVSKRPDGEIFENTRTQEPVTVIIGNKQINPAFEEALIGKNEGDTVTVVLPPEKAYGKYLKRLVLSIKRKKLKLEHAPSPGDIITVEVFDRPCRVTVVDVTDTKITVDANHPLAGETLTYEITIVKIVKHD
- a CDS encoding NAD(P)-dependent alcohol dehydrogenase, whose product is MKKTIKGLAMKRIGEIGWVEKEAPKCGPLDAIVAPLAVAPCSSDVHTVWEGALGERHDMILGHEAVGEVVEVGSMVKDFKPGDRVIVPAITPDWLSIEAQDGFAQHSGGMLSGWKFSNFKDGVFGELFHVNEADANLAILPDSIPVAEASMIADMVPTGFQAAELADVKLGDTVCCIGIGPVGLMAVAGANHMGASHILAVGSRKDCANAARGYGATDIINYKNGDIVEQVLDKTDGKGVDKVCIAGGDVNTMQEAIKMVKPGGIIGNVNYLGKGEFVTIPRIEWGCGMSNKFIHCGLMTGGRLRMEKLASLVEVGKLDLSPLLTHRFKGFDKIEEALLLMKDKPSDLIKPVVTIKE
- a CDS encoding DEAD/DEAH box helicase, with product MSVFTSLHPTLQELLLTGLGWDDLRLVQEETYLSVSSGADTLVLAPTAGGKTESAFFPVLDGILKDPSEHLSAIYISPLKALINDQLDRILFLCARTELSAAVQHGDVSDRDRFDFAGSEHADILLTTPESLEVLLSDAKTKNAFKEVRYLIIDEIHAFMESDRGVHLRCLMDRLEFLGKKRMIRIGLSATVGNPEALLDWFSGPNRKKHLVSIPSPPSKKQFTFVVEPEFTGQVRAIAGYVSGKKALMFTESRSLAEKLVLPLREELPSVFLHHSSVSPQDREAAELSFGQVGGTCVICTSTMELGVDIGELDLVVQYGPPRSVSSFLQRLGRTGRRGSPAKMIFIVSNACDLLIAVSVIEAAMQHSVESLKAPSRPYHVLVQQLFLLLKGRTGMSIRSIIDSLRALTPFKDFSVAQFSAVLEYLVAENYLTCSGDLYIAGTKAEMELGRSNWLALISVIRDAGGFLAVLPEGTVVGTLDPRFVAGDPGKTFSFTGKTWRLLHRDDAHKRVLIEPAFAKGDVKRPFWSGGDGGSYASTLVCQSVAAVLGRGIPSLPLPLEQKTMVEDLIRMLPDDFSPGTIHLRTEPELNGYSVVVSTFLGTRTNQTLAHLLKTRLDGKHAVHYTQFAIRIFDWETPDAGESVAVILEELSGMSVLSLAEALPRLPASTWKFGELLPEDLRLEMAAYDYYDLPALLTALSWFRTRKYYI
- a CDS encoding putative quinol monooxygenase, translating into MITIIAKCTAKKEFVDDLLELALELVQFSRKEEGNVSYDFYQDITFPEKFTFIECWKDSAAIDSHNATPHFNHFVEKTGRIFAGPLDVALFRKLT
- the thsA gene encoding thermosome subunit alpha; this encodes MANNSGQQVVILRNNVERVPGQEALRSNIMAAKVLGNTVRTTLGPRGMDKMMVTQGSDDIVITNDGATILHQIHVEHPGAKLVVEVAETQDNECGDGTTTAVVMVGSFMEQAEHLIDSGVHPSVIAKGYNLGMLKALELLEKLAIDVTPKDKNMLKLIAKTAMTGKSIESIMDQACDVVVEAVSGVAETSGKKTQVNEDDILVKTKRSDTMSAELIKGVLIDKTRLDSLMPKKIKGVKAAFIAGPLEITKTQTKSKIKITSAEQLSAFSSAERATLKAMADKFAANGVNVVLCQKGIADPVQYYLGEHGIYALEFVPEKDMKYAAKALGGQVINKPEDLAPETIGTAGKLEMLEDLEMTKLSECKNPKAVTILLRGSSQHLVDELERAIEDAKRVVQDVVEDGSYTIGGGSVETELSLRLREYAATEGGRVQLAIEGYAKAFEIIPKTLAENSGFDTVDKVIDLRQAHAMGQKYAGLDVFTGTVVDMKELGVVEPKRVKRQAIQSASETAMLLIRVDDMMISKGAGQM
- a CDS encoding TrmB family transcriptional regulator — translated: MVEDDVIKAIQDRLVACGMREYSAKVYTTLFSVGIAKATELHELTGIPRGRIYETLDDLSQQGFVTEFGTNPVYYRADDAERTYLRVLSLELQRLDKLRACLLDIQNLHRPYEVSGITEFHTPKSISTQVELKLKRIKSELLVVCNDKDTLHKYAGIIAETAKRLPVYLVVLNDEIAQAAPIKCYMTNDTLQRNLMQVSFFTGKETLPFLIYFYCDRSSTMGILRSNNEEFAFSTESDVYAEFVVKNFLKTIKPVK
- the npdG gene encoding NADPH-dependent F420 reductase, with the protein product MKVGIIGGTGNIGEGLARRICIGGKFDVAIGSRDPSKAIVAADGVTCCLNDRCCTGGVCNGGTNASVCDADIIILSVPFDKIESTIDAIGKETFENKIVVSLINPMLRFPKEKYFLPDRPAEGSAALAVKKMLPSSAKLCTGFNNVASGKWMELDEELDYSVCVCGDDKEAKKVVMDLVSSVSKLKPLDAGPLAVSGVIESITPLVITLAMNNGLKDVGVYFK
- a CDS encoding nicotinamide-nucleotide adenylyltransferase; translated protein: MIRGLYVGRFQPYHNGHKAFIQKIAEEVDELVIGIGSAQMSHTVRHPFTAGERILMISRDLIHLDIPIYIIPLEDVKRNSLWVSHVISMCPPVTQIYTSNPLISQLFLEAGRHVVCPSGLCPHKVLSSEEWCSLVKAGDNWASYVPSDTVRVIEDVGGVERIRLITQTDESVVSGNMQPQTISSFSGCEPNGIPSTDRS
- the nadX gene encoding aspartate dehydrogenase, with translation MKVGVIGCGNVGSILAERQKSFKIVAAYDSIPERVAAFSDKYGAKPFSDIDAFLQEPLDIVVEVASINAVKDLAEKVLLAGRDLILLSVGALADDAFRKELLTTAKQLHRRIHIPSGAIMGLDNVRVGKISRVDKLFLKTTKPSRSLNSNESVFKCLFAGKARDCVALYPKNTNVAISLSLACGREADVELWVDPKAEQNMHEIFFEGEFGDAYIRIRNLPAPENPATSYLAALSVLSLLESLDSPLVIGA